The Candoia aspera isolate rCanAsp1 chromosome 6, rCanAsp1.hap2, whole genome shotgun sequence genome has a segment encoding these proteins:
- the LOC134499760 gene encoding plasma membrane calcium-transporting ATPase 1-like → MVTPVRHMSADFNITTAELKNLMQFRKKEAVDKIRELYGDIFEICKRLKTSPTSGIHGSKSEIDLRKSVFGKNFIPPKEPLTFLELIWEALQDMTLCILEIAALISLGLSFYRPPGERLMTCHSQEIEEEEEGNTDWIEGAAILLSVICVVLVTAFNDWSKEKQFRGLQHRIEKEQRVTVIRNGELIQVPVIDLVVGDVAQIKYGDLLPADGLLLQGYDLKLDESSLTGESDQVKKSFSQDPMLLSGTHVMEGSGKMVVTAVGVNSQTGIILTLLGVGEHDKAKQTDKNANVGDSSPKNKGGKEKVDEEQTDETLESAPKPTVHKKEKSVLQAKLTRLAVQIGKAGLAMSVITVAVLVSFFFIQTFVIEQRTWTAECAPVYIQYVVKFFIIGITILVVAVPEGLPLAVTISLAYSVKQMMKDNNLVRHLDACETMGNATAICSDKTGTLTMNRMTVVQIFIGGIHYKIVPAPHLIHPTMLAYLLKGISVNSAYTSKILIPEREGALPRHIGNKTECALLGLLIELKLDYETMRTKIPEEKLYKVYTFNSDRKSMSTVLKNADGSYQLFSKGASEILLQKCSKILNSSAEREPFSRRDRENVIKNVIAPMASEGLRTICIAFRDFPGGLDSKEPEWDDEDNIIKDLTCIAIVGIEDPVRPEVPDAIRKCQNAGIIVRMVTGDNINTARAIAAKCGILQPGETCVCLEGSDFNRLIRGPDGNIRQELMDRIWPTLCVLARSSPADKYNLVEGIINSNITEQRQVVAVTGDGTNDGPALKKADVGFAMGIAGTDVAKEASDIILTDDNFSSIVKAVMWGRNVYDSISKFLQFQLTVNVVAVVVAFTGACITQNSPLKAVQMLWVNLIMDTFASLALATEKPTEALLKRKPYGRNKPLISRIMMKNILFHATYQLTVVFALLFVGERFLDIENGRLATLQSPPTQHYTVVFNTFVMMQIFNEINARKIHGERNVFSGIFQNGIFCCVTLGTLVVQIIIVEFGGKPFSCTALTLEQWLWSVFFGLGTLLWGQLIISIPTRYLWCLKEVGEKPLKEEIIAGEQTEVIDFGEQELRHSQILWCRGLSRIQAQCRVVNAFRYPLYKDPHSAMSSKTI, encoded by the coding sequence ATGGTGACTCCAGTCCGCCATATGTCAGCGGACTTCAATATCACCACCGCAGAGCTGAAGAACCTGATGCAATTTCGAAAGAAAGAAGCCGTGGACAAAATAAGGGAATTATATGGTGACATCTTTGAAATCTGTAAACGGCTGAAAACATCTCCTACCAGTGGAATCCATGGATCCAAATCAGAGATAGACCTTAGGAAATCTGTGTTTGGGAAGAACTTTATACCCCCTAAAGAGCCCCTAACCTTCCTTGAACTGATATGGGAAGCGCTGCAAGATATGACGTTGTGTATCTTGGAAATTGCAGCCCTCATATCACTGGGACTTTCATTTTACCGTCCCCCGGGGGAGAGACTTATGACGTGTCATTCGCAGGAaattgaggaagaagaggaagggaacaCTGACTGGATTGAAGGCGCCGCCATTCTTCTCTCCGTGATTTGTGTGGTCCTGGTAACAGCTTTCAATGACTGgagcaaagaaaaacaattcaggGGGCTGCAGCATCGCATTGAAAAGGAACAAAGGGTTACCGTCATCAGGAATGGGGAATTAATACAGGTGCCAGTAATTGACTTAGTGGTTGGGGATGTCGCACAAATCAAATATGGTGATCTTCTACCAGCTGATGGACTGCTCCTCCAAGGGTATGATCTAAAACTGGATGAGAGCTCCCTTACCGGGGAATCTGATCAAGTCAAGAAGTCTTTCAGCCAGGATCCTATGTTGCTGTCAGGTACCCACGTGATGGAAGGCTCTGGGAAAATGGTGGTCACAGCTGTCGGTGTGAATTCACAAACTGGCATTATCCTCACTTTACTTGGAGTCGGAGAGCACGACAAAGCAAAACAGACTGACAAGAACGCTAACGTGGGCGACAGTTCCCCTAAGAataaaggaggaaaagagaaagttGATGAGGAACAAACAGATGAAACTCTTGAAAGCGCCCCAAAACCTACTgtgcacaaaaaagaaaaatctgtcctACAGGCAAAACTTACCCGATTGGCCGTGCAAATTGGCAAAGCAGGGCTGGCAATGTCTGTAATCACCGTTGCTGTTCTTGTAagcttttttttcattcaaacaTTTGTGATCGAGCAGCGCACCTGGACTGCTGAATGTGCGCCCGTGTATATACAATATGTAGTGAAGTTCTTTATCATTGGCATTACGATCCTGGTGGTAGCTGTGCCCGAGGGGCTTCCGCTTGCGGTGACCATCTCCCTAGCCTATTCTGTGAAGCAAATGATGAAAGATAATAACCTAGTGAGGCATTTGGATGCCTGTGAGACGATGGGTAATGCAACAGCCATTTGCTCGGATAAAACCGGAACCTTAACAATGAACAGAATGACCGTGGTTCAAATCTTTATTGGGGGTATTCATTATAAAATTGTTCCTGCCCCTCATTTAATTCATCCAACTATGTTGGCTTACCTGCTTAAGGGCATTTCTGTAAACTCTGCTTATACTTCCAAGATACTGATTCCTGAGCGAGAAGGAGCCCTGCCCCGTCATATTGGCAATAAAACTGAATGTGCTTTACTGGGCTTGCTTATAGAATTAAAACTAGATTATGAGACCATGAGGACTAAGATACCAGAAGAGAAACTGTATAAAGTGTATACCTTCAATTCCGACAGGAAATCTATGAGCACAGTTTTGAAAAATGCTGATGGTAGTTATCAGCTCTTCAGCAAAGGTGCTTCTGAAATACTCCTTCAAAAATGCTCCAAAATATTGAACTCTTCTGCAGAACGTGAACCTTTTTCCAGAAGGGACAGGGAAAATGTGATAAAAAATGTGATTGCCCCAATGGCCTCTGAGGGACTCCGAACCATCTGCATTGCTTTCAGAGATTTCCCAGGTGGCTTGGATTCCAAAGAACCAGAATGGGATGATGAGGATAATATCATTAAGGATTTAACCTGCATTGCAATTGTGGGTATTGAAGATCCAGTGAGACCTGAAGTTCCGGACGCAATAAGGAAATGTCAGAACGCTGGCATCATTGTCCGTATGGTCACTGGGGACAATATTAACACAGCTCGCGCAATAGCAGCCAAATGTGGAATTCTGCAGCCTGGGGAAACCTGTGTATGTTTAGAGGGCAGTGATTTTAATAGATTAATTCGTGGTCCAGATGGGAATATCAGACAAGAACTGATGGACAGGATCTGGCCTACGCTGTGCGTGCTTGCAAGATCCTCCCCAGCCGACAAGTATAACTTGGTAGAAGGGATCATCAACAGCAATATCACAGAACAAAGACAAGTGGTAGCGGTCACTGGGGACGGTACTAATGACGGGCCAGCATTAAAAAAGGCTGATGTTGGCTTTGCCATGGGAATTGCTGGAACAGATGTAGCTAAAGAAGCTTCTGATATCATTCTTACTGATGACAATTTTTCAAGCATTGTAAAAGCAGTGATGTGGGGCAGGAACGTGTATGACAGCATTTCCAAATTTCTTCAGTTTCAGCTTACGGTCAATGTAGTAGCTGTCGTAGTTGCTTTTACAGGAGCATGCATCACCCAAAATTCCCCGCTGAAGGCAGTCCAGATGTTGTGGGTCAATCTCATTATGGATACCTTTGCTTCTCTTGCATTAGCCACAGAAAAGCCAACAGAAGCTTTGCTGAAACGGAAGCCTTACGGTAGAAATAAACCACTCATCTCCCGTATaatgatgaaaaatattttatttcatgccACTTATCAGCTTACTGTTGTCTTTGCACTACTTTTTGTAGGAGAAAGATTCCTTGATATTGAAAATGGACGACTTGCAACATTGCAATCCCCACCCACCCAGCATTACACTGTTGTATTTAACACATTTGTAATGATGCAGATTTTTAATGAAATCAATGCACGAAAGATCCACGGAGAACGGAATGTTTTTTCAGGAATATTCCAAAATGGCATTTTTTGCTGTGTCACTCTAGGAACCCTGGTTGTACAGATTATCATTGTTGAGTTTGGAGGGAAGCCCTTTAGCTGCACAGCACTTACACTAGAGCAATGGCTGTGGTCAGTCTTTTTTGGCCTGGGGACATTGCTATGGGGACAATTAATCATTAGTATTCCTACCAGGTATCTGTGGTGCCTGAAGGAAGTTGGAGAGAAACCACTCAAAGAGGAGATTATAGCAGGAGAACAAACTGAAGTGATTGACTTTGGCGAACAGGAACTGCGTCACAGCCAGATTTTGTGGTGCAGGGGCTTAAGCAGGATACAGGCTCAGTGCAGAGTAGTGAATGCCTTTCGCTACCCTTTGTATAAAGATCCACACTCAGCAATGAGCAGTAAAACTATCTGA